From the genome of Clostridium sp. BNL1100, one region includes:
- a CDS encoding galactokinase yields MQKNYDDLKKKFCQIYGGSEKDLRIFSGPGRVNLIGEHIDYCGGFVFPAALSLDSTVVARVNNNNMLRLAATDLPDRVEVKLDELESAKSLKWGNYQAGVAYVLQNSGYKLVGVDMLFHDTVPLGSGLSSSAAIELATAVTLVTLSNEAFGVTKPIDMVEMAVLGQKVENEFCGVSCGIMDQFASAMGKKEHAILLDCGTLKYQYLPLRLEGYKIVLGNTKKKRALGESKYNERVRECAEGLKILQQYLPNKKNLCNITISEFEQYKSMIENEVIRKRVTHVIWENDRVIRAAEALKKNDLTELGRLLVEANASIRDLYEVTGKELDTMTAEAMKVEGVIGARMTGAGFGGCTINIVPEDKADLFIQQVGDNYKEQTGITPEFYVSEISDGAREIKI; encoded by the coding sequence ATGCAGAAAAATTATGACGATCTAAAGAAAAAGTTTTGTCAGATATACGGGGGGAGTGAAAAGGATTTAAGGATATTTTCAGGGCCCGGAAGAGTTAATCTCATCGGAGAACACATTGACTATTGCGGTGGATTTGTTTTCCCGGCAGCTTTGAGCCTTGATTCTACCGTAGTTGCAAGAGTAAATAATAATAATATGCTGAGACTTGCAGCAACAGATCTACCGGACAGGGTAGAGGTGAAACTGGATGAGCTGGAAAGTGCAAAGAGTCTGAAATGGGGAAATTATCAGGCAGGAGTAGCATATGTGCTTCAAAATTCAGGCTACAAGTTGGTTGGGGTAGATATGCTTTTTCACGACACTGTTCCGCTTGGTTCAGGACTTTCATCTTCCGCTGCGATAGAGTTGGCTACGGCTGTTACATTAGTTACCTTGTCCAATGAAGCATTTGGAGTAACAAAACCAATAGATATGGTAGAAATGGCTGTATTGGGACAAAAAGTTGAAAATGAATTCTGCGGGGTAAGCTGTGGAATAATGGATCAGTTTGCATCTGCAATGGGAAAAAAGGAACATGCTATTTTGTTGGATTGCGGAACATTGAAATATCAATATTTACCGTTAAGGCTGGAGGGTTACAAAATAGTTCTTGGGAATACAAAGAAAAAACGAGCACTTGGTGAATCAAAATACAATGAAAGAGTCAGAGAATGTGCAGAAGGCTTAAAAATACTACAACAGTATTTGCCAAACAAAAAGAATCTATGTAACATTACTATTTCTGAATTTGAGCAATACAAGTCAATGATTGAGAATGAAGTAATCAGAAAAAGAGTTACTCATGTTATATGGGAAAATGACAGAGTTATAAGGGCTGCAGAGGCATTAAAGAAAAATGACTTAACAGAGCTGGGAAGACTTTTGGTAGAGGCAAATGCTTCAATCAGGGATTTATATGAAGTTACGGGAAAAGAACTGGACACAATGACTGCTGAAGCTATGAAGGTTGAAGGAGTTATAGGTGCAAGAATGACCGGGGCCGGTTTTGGGGGATGTACTATAAATATAGTTCCGGAGGATAAGGCTGATTTATTTATTCAGCAAGTAGGCGATAATTATAAAGAGCAAACCGGGATAACTCCAGAGTTTTATGTAAGTGAAATCAGTGACGGAGCAAGAGAAATCAAAATTTAA
- the galE gene encoding UDP-glucose 4-epimerase GalE codes for MAVLVTGGAGYIGSHTVAELLDAKEEVIVLDNLEKGHREAVLGGKFIQADLRNIDDIRKVLNENDIEAVIHFAAYIEVGESVINPLKYYNNNVIASLNLLTAIQEAGVNKIVFSSTAATYGIPEGIPIKESDKTAPINPYGETKLTVEKILKWADGAYGIKYAVLRYFNACGAHVSGKIGEAHSPESHLIPIILQVAQGKRDEIKLFGNDYNTKDGTCVRDYIHVSDLAQAHVLALKNLRKGAESNTFNLGNGTGFSNREVVEVARAVTEKTIKATDAPRRPGDPDILVASAEKAINVLGWKPKYNDLNKIVETAWNWHSTHPNGYNG; via the coding sequence ATGGCAGTTTTAGTGACAGGTGGAGCAGGTTATATAGGAAGCCATACAGTTGCAGAGCTTTTGGATGCAAAAGAGGAGGTCATTGTTCTTGACAATTTAGAAAAAGGGCATAGGGAGGCTGTATTAGGCGGTAAATTTATTCAGGCTGACTTAAGAAATATTGATGATATAAGAAAAGTATTAAATGAAAATGATATAGAAGCTGTAATACACTTTGCAGCATATATTGAGGTAGGAGAAAGTGTCATAAATCCTCTAAAGTATTACAATAATAATGTTATTGCATCATTAAACCTTTTAACCGCAATACAGGAAGCCGGAGTAAACAAGATAGTTTTTTCATCAACAGCAGCTACTTACGGCATACCTGAGGGAATCCCAATAAAAGAGAGCGACAAGACAGCTCCAATCAATCCATACGGAGAAACAAAGTTAACTGTTGAAAAGATATTAAAATGGGCAGATGGTGCTTATGGAATAAAGTATGCAGTGCTCAGATATTTCAATGCCTGCGGTGCACATGTCAGTGGGAAAATCGGAGAGGCTCATTCACCTGAATCACACCTTATACCTATAATACTGCAGGTTGCACAGGGTAAGAGAGATGAAATAAAGCTATTCGGAAATGATTACAATACAAAAGACGGAACCTGCGTAAGAGACTATATTCATGTTTCAGACCTTGCTCAGGCACATGTGCTTGCACTAAAAAATCTGAGAAAAGGTGCAGAAAGTAACACCTTCAATCTTGGAAACGGAACTGGCTTCTCAAACAGAGAGGTAGTAGAGGTAGCCAGAGCAGTAACAGAAAAGACTATAAAAGCTACCGATGCACCAAGAAGACCGGGAGACCCTGACATACTGGTTGCTTCAGCAGAAAAAGCAATAAATGTCTTAGGTTGGAAACCAAAATATAATGATTTGAATAAAATCGTTGAAACAGCATGGAATTGGCATTCTACACATCCAAACGGGTATAACGGATAA
- a CDS encoding MarR family transcriptional regulator — protein MNNDVHIGKLVSIFYKRIHRRIGQEVRQYGLTSIQSRILGFVYNESAVRDIFQKDIEEEFDIRRSSVTSVLQLMEKKGYIKRISVSEDARLKKIILTENGIEIQNKIYDSILQFEKSLEVELNSEEKEILVSLINRLSDKIAD, from the coding sequence ATGAACAATGATGTGCATATCGGTAAATTAGTCAGTATTTTTTATAAAAGAATTCATAGGAGAATAGGACAGGAAGTCAGACAGTATGGATTAACAAGTATTCAAAGTAGAATTCTTGGTTTTGTTTATAATGAGTCTGCTGTAAGGGATATATTTCAAAAGGATATAGAAGAGGAGTTCGATATAAGACGTTCCTCTGTAACCAGTGTGCTTCAATTGATGGAGAAAAAAGGATACATTAAGAGAATAAGTGTTTCTGAGGATGCAAGGCTTAAAAAGATAATACTTACTGAAAATGGAATAGAAATTCAAAATAAAATATATGACTCCATACTCCAATTTGAAAAGTCATTAGAAGTAGAATTGAATAGTGAAGAAAAGGAAATATTGGTCAGTTTAATCAATAGATTATCTGATAAAATAGCGGATTAA
- a CDS encoding ABC transporter ATP-binding protein, with protein sequence MIKKLLSYVKEFKRDSIVTPVYIALEVAMEIAIPLLMGWIIDNGVEKGNMKYVLTIGAVMVVVSIFSLTFGVLAGKYAARASSGFARNLRKGMYDKIQSYSFSSIDKFSTAGLVTRLTTDVTNVQNAYQMALRMFARPPLMLISALVMSFYLNARLALIFVGAIIFLGLALYFVMTSAHPHFKNVFRKYDDLNASVQENLTGIRAVKAYVREGYETNKFYKASKSIYDNFIKAEKIIIFNSPIMQFTMNASILLLSWLGAKLIVAGSMSTGELMSFFTYTTNILMSLMMLSMVLLMTIIAKSSADRIVEVLDEKSDLSNCDKPIYEVRDGSISFSDVDFSYSKKMDNLILENINIEIKSGETVGIIGGTGSGKSTLVQLIPRLYDVTQGSIKVGGIDVREYDIETLRNEVSMVLQKNVLFSGTIKENLRWGNKQATDEELIAACKQAHADEFIQNFPEKYDTYIEQGGTNVSGGQKQRLCIARALLKKPKILILDDSTSAVDTKTDALIRKAFKESIPDTTKLIIAQRISSVQEADKIIVLNDGKIDGIGTHEELLKSNAIYTEVYESQVKGADIDGER encoded by the coding sequence ATGATTAAAAAACTATTAAGTTATGTAAAGGAATTTAAAAGAGATTCTATCGTCACACCAGTATATATAGCACTGGAAGTGGCTATGGAAATAGCTATTCCATTATTAATGGGATGGATTATTGATAATGGGGTAGAAAAAGGAAATATGAAATATGTACTTACTATTGGGGCAGTAATGGTAGTAGTATCTATTTTTTCTTTAACCTTTGGTGTTTTAGCAGGTAAATATGCTGCAAGGGCATCCTCAGGTTTTGCAAGAAACCTGAGAAAGGGAATGTATGATAAAATACAAAGCTATTCTTTTTCAAGTATAGATAAATTTTCAACAGCCGGGTTGGTAACCAGATTGACTACAGATGTCACAAATGTACAAAATGCTTATCAAATGGCGTTAAGAATGTTTGCAAGGCCTCCGCTAATGCTGATTTCAGCTCTGGTAATGAGCTTTTACCTAAATGCAAGACTTGCTTTAATATTTGTTGGAGCCATAATTTTTCTCGGATTGGCATTATATTTTGTTATGACCAGTGCACATCCTCATTTTAAAAATGTGTTTAGAAAGTATGATGATTTAAATGCCAGCGTACAGGAAAACCTCACCGGAATTCGTGCCGTAAAGGCATATGTAAGAGAAGGGTATGAAACAAATAAATTTTATAAAGCCTCAAAAAGCATATACGATAACTTTATAAAAGCTGAGAAGATTATTATATTTAATTCTCCTATAATGCAGTTTACAATGAATGCAAGCATATTACTTTTGTCATGGCTTGGAGCAAAGTTGATTGTGGCAGGTTCTATGTCTACAGGAGAGCTTATGAGCTTCTTCACATATACGACCAACATTTTGATGAGTCTTATGATGTTATCTATGGTGCTTCTAATGACAATTATAGCAAAGTCTTCTGCGGATAGAATTGTTGAAGTACTTGATGAAAAGAGCGATTTATCCAACTGTGATAAACCAATCTATGAAGTAAGGGACGGTTCTATAAGTTTTAGTGATGTTGATTTCAGTTACAGTAAGAAGATGGACAACCTAATACTTGAAAACATCAATATAGAAATAAAGTCAGGAGAAACTGTTGGGATAATAGGAGGGACAGGTAGCGGTAAATCAACTCTTGTTCAGCTTATTCCAAGATTATATGACGTAACACAAGGCTCAATAAAAGTCGGTGGTATTGATGTAAGAGAGTATGATATAGAAACTCTTAGAAATGAAGTCTCTATGGTGCTTCAGAAAAACGTGTTATTTTCCGGGACAATAAAAGAAAATTTAAGATGGGGAAATAAACAAGCTACTGATGAAGAATTAATTGCTGCCTGCAAGCAGGCTCATGCAGATGAATTTATACAAAACTTCCCTGAGAAATATGATACATATATTGAACAGGGTGGAACAAATGTATCCGGGGGACAAAAACAAAGACTCTGTATTGCAAGAGCTTTGCTGAAAAAGCCTAAAATCTTGATTTTAGATGATTCCACAAGTGCTGTGGACACTAAAACCGATGCACTTATAAGAAAAGCATTTAAAGAAAGTATTCCTGATACGACGAAACTTATAATTGCACAGCGTATATCTTCAGTTCAGGAGGCAGATAAAATCATTGTGCTCAATGACGGTAAGATAGATGGCATTGGAACACATGAGGAACTGTTAAAATCAAATGCCATATATACTGAAGTTTATGAATCTCAAGTGAAGGGGGCTGATATTGATGGCGAAAGGTAA